Genomic DNA from Cupriavidus pauculus:
GCTTCTTCACGCCGAAGTCGTTGGCCTGCCGGAACGCGATCTGCTGGTCGCGGCCGAAGTTGCAGACGATGAGCAGGTCCGGCTTGAGGGCCAGGATGCGCGGAAAATAGCTGGAGAAGTCGGTGGTGCCGAGCGGGTGCCGGATATCGGCGAGCACCTCCATGCCCAGCGGCTTGCCCGCCGTCTGGAAGCCGCGCACCATCTCGTGGCCATAGGCATAGTCGGCGGTCAGGAACACCACACGCTTGCCCAGCCGCGGAATGACATACCTGGCTACCGCGCCCGCCGTCATATGGGGGTTGAGGCATTCGTGGAACGTGTAGCGGCTCCAGTCCTTGGCTTCGTTGATCGCATCGGACTGGCTGATCGAGTTGTAGATGACCTTGCGCTGTTTCGTGATGTTGTTCACCGAAAGCTGCACGGCGGCCGAAACCGAGCCGACGATAAAGTGGGCGCGATCCTTGTCGATGAGCTCGATCGTCCGGGTCGCGGCCTCCTGCGGGTTGAGCTTGTCGTCCCGCACGAGCAATTCCGCCTTGCGGCCGCCTAGTCCTCCCCCATCGTTGAACTCCTTGATCGCCACTTCCGCGCCCCGGACCACGGCCTGCGCCTCGGCGGCGAAGGCCCCGGTCAGCGGCACCGGGAAACCCACGCGGATATTGTCGGCGCCCTGGGCTCGCGCCAGCAGCGGAAACTCCCCCAGCGCCAGCACGCCACCGGCGGCAAGGGTCTTGAGAACGGCACGACGTCCGCCCCCGAACGTGGAATCGCCCATGTTGTCTCCTCGGATCGTTGTATTTGTTACCCACGGCCCCTTTATTTAACCGTTGGTAAATATCTTTGACCCAATATATATGTGGGTCCTTGCATATGTCAATGCGGGTTTTGGAGACCTCGGTCTCCGACTTGTCTTAACTCGCCCCATCAAAAACTACAGGTCGCAACGGTGGATTTCCGCGGCGCTGCCAAGCCAGAATCCCAAGGGTGGCACCACACACCGGAAGGAGCCGAGATGAGGCGATCGATACTTGCCGCGGGACTGTCGGGCGCGGCCTTGCTTGTGCCCGCCGCGAGCCATGCCGTCGAGGGCGCGCTGGGCCGGCCGGTCAC
This window encodes:
- a CDS encoding ABC transporter substrate-binding protein; the protein is MGDSTFGGGRRAVLKTLAAGGVLALGEFPLLARAQGADNIRVGFPVPLTGAFAAEAQAVVRGAEVAIKEFNDGGGLGGRKAELLVRDDKLNPQEAATRTIELIDKDRAHFIVGSVSAAVQLSVNNITKQRKVIYNSISQSDAINEAKDWSRYTFHECLNPHMTAGAVARYVIPRLGKRVVFLTADYAYGHEMVRGFQTAGKPLGMEVLADIRHPLGTTDFSSYFPRILALKPDLLIVCNFGRDQQIAFRQANDFGVKKQMRMAAPLLMHNGRFVDGHKSYEGIVGATGYYWGLESSLPSAKRFNDAFKAMHKGMYPTDYAGLGYAGVRNVLAAAKNAGTTDTEKVVEALRAIRGDIYKGMEFYRACDQQAVQSVLIVESKDKAAAANDQDIFKVLLVDNLDESRLRTCSELGFQA